cgcagccgctgctcgaggcttcgccccgctccgcaaaaacgcccactcagataaacggatccggcggctttgagcctcctacgCTCAATGTACGACattaaaactgcgaagttacaatgaaaaacttgtagcgtactgcgctcgtactggatattgtcaacgtgtaactgtgatcacaatgagcgctacagttaaaaaaaagttgcccatgcgtagttcttagtttagctgttagttgttattatttatacagagtttgtccgaaaagtaatgtcagtgagtcgattaaaaagaaactattgatcagatcggtacaacacaataaaatgtttcaagaaaagttgtcgcagtttcacctgaaaggcgaagcatcaattgcgatagcaaatttgtagagagctatacgaagtaatgatagcagctttatcagctgtataaacttggacatgcagcagcaccggcaacacgcagaactgttgtcgacgccgtcggcgtcttgcccacgttcgcacaaaatgcgtgcggcgttggtgactgttgccggagcctctgatataaataggtacttggtgcgcataacagatactgcctagcggctgtaagccaacgatcgaccgtagcagcctctaccaaagcaaactcagccagtacggcagaggcggtagcaatcgccctagccatcaaggataaagaccggagaggagagtcagcctcggtactcacagactcccaagtagcctgccgcctctatttaactgaaacatccccaaggcggccttaaacattttgggacatggcttacaagaatatcataccattgtgtggtgcccagcacacactggactggagggaaacgaaagggcggaTCGGCTAGCTCGCGTATTTCACATCCGAGCGCCGACGAGTCCTACCGACGAACCTCTAAGAAGCTCACGTGACATCTTGGAAAACCAGCGACGTGACCGCCAAAAATTTAGTAATCCGCACCCGGACCTTACCGGGGAACAGGCTcgtgactggcgccgactacaaacgaacacgtacacaaatctataccgacgacaacaccatataagtcccacacaatacgcggacatctgtccatggtgcggagagcggcccactcttgcccacattacatgggagtgcaattcgcggcccctaaatatcaattctcccaaattagggcaaatacccagaaacaggcagtgggagacctggcttgctagcacggaacgggagagccaactggctctcctcgaccaagcccagcgagccgctaaggTCAGTGGAGCcttggactgagggccccacccactcaaccttcaatccccttcatggaataaacgtttactacaattggtgccgcagctaaacgtcccctccccccccctcccccccacggcctttcgtgcggcagaagaaggcgcgtttgctctacatatatggtgattgtaaaggaggaaagagacgcctacttctgccgcccttaagggagcacggcacagaacgcgcgtttgttctccgctgtgcgttcactccccgtgagagcgcgcgtccctcgcgccctttcactcgcacatacagcgttcggcggcgcgcggcgttggcgctgagccgtgctccctcaagggctgcagaagatagcgccaacctttccctttccctcaagaaccacttacccgcGCGGCGACGAGTCGCGCCTAGGGGcgcgattttgtacgcgttccaaaatggaacggaggcggttcgttctttacgtcacgaaataggcggtccgccatgttcgcgaggacGAGAGGAAGCAAAGAGCCAATGAGCGAAGTGGACGCCTGCGTCACGCTTTTGACGTCTGCTTGGGGACCGTATAACATACTTAGAAGCGTTTCTAACATGTTGAGAAATATCTGGCTATTATGAATGAGTAGCAAAATGTGTTGGTGTTGCTTTTCAAAGATTCAGTTTGGAATGCGGAACGAGTTAAACAAATTATTGCGGTTAAtgtcttgaaatggcgctaggtggtgtcgcaattttgcgaaacgtttagtggtggcgctatccactaccccgtttcaagcAATGCTTGTATGCCTGTCTCCACCACTATTAAAATTCAAACGGCGCGAGTTTTGAAGCGGTTGGTTCGGTGAAGCCGTTACGTGCGGAGAGCCATGTAGGAAAACGTGTCGGCTTCTGCACCCGTTATGGGACCGCGCGTTTCCGAGGGCCAGCGAGAGACAGTGCTCGCTTTTATGGAGCCGCATCTCCAGCTGGCTTTAAGATCCAGCGAGCTGGGGCCGGGCTTCAGCCTTGTCGACCGACGACagctgtggcagcagctggccgacgTGCTGAACGCGGAAGGGCCCGTTGTGAAAACGGTCGACCAGTGGAGGAAGCAGCAGGTCTACGAGGCCCGCCGCGATGCTACCGCTATAGCCCAAGAGCAAATGTGAGTGACCGTCGAATGGTCCGGGCGATTTGTCCTTCGACATTGgtgtgtattttcagaagcactggagggggtcgcgcacccggcttcaggggccgagtgctccagctgacgggcgcggtccgcttccgtggcgtcaccgacctaccctaccaagaggtaagcacactgccggcgtaatatcatgcgttcctgaacggtgccgacttagagtttgccattatctctaagtggtacctttagcagaacgcgacactgttggtgaacaggaaaatagcGTCGGAAGCTTTAGGTTGGTAGATCCTTCGGTGTCATTTTACGTGAAGGACATAAATATTATTTATGCTCTGTTATCATAAGTGAATCATGAATCTGGAAAACAAGCCAACTTttgatgtaaataagaaatatgcgTTGTATTAAGGACTCGGTATCCTATCTTGCCAACGATCAACAGCCGGGCAAAAGGTTGGTTGGCCCTGAAAAGGGTTGTTTGGTGGTAAGAGATGAATTTGAGTAGATGACTGAAAAGTTGTTCCAACAGGTCCTTGTCTGCCCAAACGAAGAGGGCATAACTTGTACATGACGCGTGACACTGCCAAAGGATGCCATCAGGCCAGTGGctcttcaagagagagagagaaatcacttttttttattctgcgataaaaatgcatcagtgccctgagtccagggcgtcgcttgcggcatgcttcagcgctaggccgatgaagtccccaaggaatcgttggtcgtgaagggtggttgcggcggtcagccactcggaggaaggggtagatgggagggatgaaggtttgggtaaggggggtagttttggatggcattgccataggatatgtgatgtgttaggAGGATAGACActacagtggctacagcgagggaggtgggcaattgttgtgcacgttgcaattcttgacaacaacagcttccagcgatgagctggttgcgagtaatcagcaactcatATGAACAATTCCACCACAATTATTCGTTTCAGGTGCTGCGAAGGATCGAACAATCCACCACCCGGCTCGCCATCGCGGCAGAGAGGACGGCAGCGACTCAGGAGGGCATACTGGAGAAGGTGCGCTCCCTGGCACTAGTCGTAGCTGGCCACCTGCAACAAGAAAGGAGGaattaatttattgtttattttcacctattcaatttcattttagtcatttattgttttatgagttcaatttatcttgtttatttattgttctttgagtTTTATATCTTCACTTTCATTTTATGCACTTATTGTTGCTTCATTTTGAGTTTTACTGTTTAAGTTTCATTGTTGCCTTGTATGAGTAATGCAAGGGGATTTTTTGGACGAAAGGTGTAATGCGTGCACCCATTTTTGTATCGtagtattttcctctttctatttataCTAATCCAGCTGCAACGTCAGcatgctttcttttatttacacatttcgaagacactggaatcattacaagtagttgtcgatttctgtgtatgggttttgtactgtgatatttatattgcttcactatgttttgtagcttactgcactcattatgaagCGTTACCGCATAGTGTTTGCACTGTGATATGTTCATTTCAGCACAGTGATGCTAAGGtacaactacaatgtggtcttttttcagagcaccaaactagtcactctgcaagttgcatagtttcacaaatgaaaatggccaTCATCATTGCAACACGCCGGTGATTGGTTTCCTCTAGTTTTCGTTCCAAGTGAGCAAGAATAAGTTTTAAGTGTAACACGTTCTGGGTGCTGTGAGATTGCAGAGCTAATTATTCatgttgtatgtaatttatgtttcattacagctggcaagtgcactcaccTTTCTACAATTATGATTCACCTGTTCTTTAGCATCACACTGCAATTGCTGTCGAAAAATGAATGCTTCTGGTCAGTGACTCATAACACTGAGAAGGGAATGGACATACCTGTCAAAGTCATACTTTCTTGCAAGGTCActtaaatgtaactgcaagttttatTTGCCGTGGTGAAAACGAATTTTGTGATGCTCATGTTGCAATGTTCTCacatgctttgctacgtgtagcatgctgtatgtacaaggttcatgatgtacagaggtcaacactcatgtctagaacacacttgcgagggccaaagcagccacctaagcttaagccgaccaccaggtcgataAAAATCAATGGGAACTGTACATTTAGTCATGCAAGCTCACATACAGcagattttgtgccacatgtcgtcatcagattcgccagcgcagtcctgcaAACATGATTTGCGCGTTCTAGAGATGTGTGTTGGCCTCTGTACTTGTCGTCATAGCATGTAATAAAGTTGACCTTTGTATTTTTGTGCTTTCACGTTAATTTACGTCTACCCATTTAGACATGATGTGACGAGTATAATGTCACAACACTCAGTGctagatttttttcttttgtgcttgaATCCGCGTTCATTACGCTTTACTTGCTTGCCTCGTCTGCGTATTCATGCTTGCATGGAAGTTTTCATACACCTAGCACAAGAGGTGGCTAGCAAGCATATTGCATCGTTCCTACTAATGTAGACCGAGCGCCCGAATGCACAGGATGTGGCGGTTGCGATCATTCTGctgtgttttatgaaaattatgcaaACCTGTGCAAGAGTCTCCGAGGTTTATGCAAACCTTGGAGCCTCTTGCACAGTGAAGAAGGTACAATTGTTTCCGAGTCCACGGCTGTGGCATTCTTTTTGAAGGATTTTTGTATAACTTTACTTCGTTTGtgtttaaattatcataatctgTCGGATGTTTTGATTTGGAAACATTGACCATCCGTATGGAGGGGTACTTGATATGTATACAACTTCTTTAATGTATTTTCCACTGTACAAACACAGCCTTGTGATAGCCTAGGGGCATtgcaatttgtataaataaattatgtatgtgttatGAAAGCTCACCATTCCTGTGACATCAATATTCCTGTGACTATCAACAAAGTTGTTACCAACTAAAGTGCTCTGCCCTAGTTAGGGGTACACATTACGAATACTTACCAAGCAGAGACTCGCCAGGCTGCAGTTGTGCGGCGAGGCGCGTACACAGTGGATTATGCTGCCACATCCAAGAGTCGTGGCCCGAATCAGGGAGCCGGAGGTCCACAACAAGGATGCAAAGTTCCGAGTTGCACACCTGCAATGAGGAGCAATACAAAATAGCGCTGCAGATATGCTCAAAATCCCTTTTTGCcattcatatgcagaaaacaatacataCATTTACGCTGGTATAAGCAGCTACACTGTTTCACTCATAGGCGTGCACAGGGTTTCGCATTTGGGGCCCTTTGTGCGCACGCCTATGGTTTGCACTAagtgatcgctaaatgaaaacttggggcacgaaattgcgcaagaacacccatacacgccaaatccagcccatgcaatggttgtaagtacttccctgttcaaaatgcttccatcgtatcttccctatagtgtatcgatttttgctacgactgctgcccatgttcctaaatacctccaaaatgcacaactccattgtgtatgcacgccagaacgaaaacacaactttggtacggcaaacggctcatgcacagaaacacatggcactcatcattaccgctgacatgtcagacttcaacgagctcgtaccccgcatgtcctcttttaatcgttacattactagttatgccagcttgggcattaaactgaacaattgcTACTATGCGCGAGTAAAAATGGCGACTACAGTTTGAAGTAAAACATTCCAACGGTACTTACGACTATGACGTTGAGGGCGTAATAACCCTTTCTCGACATGAAGCTCGCCGTGTCGGCCGGGCTGAGTCCCTCTGGCTTCATAACGGCGATCAACGTGCCGTCGACGCACGCTAGCACGCCTGGAATGgcaccgcgtcgcgcaaacgccgcCTTTGCCTCATCCTTGGCAGCCGGTGTCAATGAAAAGTCCACCAAGTTTCTCCGGGCAGACACGGAAATGATGGCCTCCGTCACCTCCTGGATGGTGTTGCTCGCGGCCGGCTGCGCCATGCCTATTTGCTCCTCGCGACCAACGCTCCTCCGGAAGCTTCCAGCGCCGAAAAatcgcagcgcgcacaacaccttcctttctgtggaaaggccactggctcgctggcatccaatgatggagtcaagctcgtcgcacaagcgacgcactgttcgtttggacagacgaaaatattgccggaactcttcctccgtcaactctttaaatgcatcatctacctcgggtcatcgtctctgcgcgactgcagcagccgcacaggcgacacgaaaagacacggcagagaaagaaaacgccattttctccaactgttgggattcccgatttggattgaaccggatacgaaagaggctaactgtcccaagcgcttacgttttaatccaatccaagtcgtctggtagccgttctaatccgttctatcgaaacggacggactcggcaaccgttccgttgcgttcgtccgttagcagacgacacggaatgattgacagcagtaagacgtcacggttcacgtcacaattgacgtcatggcgttcgtcacgattcaaattgaccaatcgtgtgcggctcgatggaacggaacgcctccgttccattttggaacgcgtacaaaatcgcaccctagctcttctcccgtgcggtcgtgcctgcacttcgccccggcgtgtgctgcacgagccgcgtggctcaccatcgtcggcgacgtcacctgcagccgcgcacgatttgcgcgtcccaacgcgcaacctcgtgtgttccctgcgggcttgcatcgtgcgactagtggatttgcttcagtgttgtgctccgcgagtggcgtgcccaacccgacatctgtgccgcgtccccggctgtgccgcctcgtgcgcgcatcgcgtggtcggtgctgtgcgcgcgacgtgcgtgtagtgtgcttgccccctgtgacgcgcggttcgcgtgttgactgcggagccgagcggcatggagggcttccgcaggccaggagagcgcccgccgcgcgcgggccatcgtcgaagtgcgagcgcgtctctcgcgacccttgtgcccgtgacgctacaagcgctacaagcgtcgcgtgagcgaggcgaactagaggtgcgcgccgccgagatcgtggccgcgtggataaagaaacaggccaccaccacccaagcagctgccgccgcggccgcgcccgccgtcaccgagacacacgtggcgccggctataccttccccgcaggcgagccttcccccctcggagcaggacgccgccattgctgccatggcgagcaccccgctgcccccatccgacgacgaggaggccatggactcctcctcctcgcgcaaacgcacgcgcgaagcagacagcgaggaggaggagcaaaccggtcgccgcaagttggcgctgagccgtgctccctcaagggctgcagaagatagcgccaacctttccctttccctccagaaccacttatcatctgccgccgccgaccgccccaccttgcccggagagcagggacgacggcgacgccatcgcccggcgcccgggggactcagccgcctcctcgtcaccgcccgcggcacgagatggcgcccccgccgatccgccggtaaagtcccttgatgtaggactttatccgccggctgcgccggctctcctgctcccctcgagcaccagcgccgcccctcggacgcccggagagtcgtccgctgcctccttcgcgctctccccgagggagggcgcgcgcatcaacacggtcgctcctccgggtgccggtgaggctggcgcgagccctgctgcgtcgtctgctacggcggatgctcgtgacgcgcccgagtctgtgccgttggggctcgcgcacgatccccgagcagacacagccccagccggtccgacgcagcacggcctcgcccacccagcggcgaggttcctgaaggatcccccccaccccactctaccgaggcaggaggggaaaaacaagaagaagcagaagcaggcggggaaaagctctgcacccaaacaggcttccccccctgctgcccctccggccccgaggcccactctggcgggctccggcacacccacagcaaaggctgctgcacaggaggccccatccacccatgcaccaccagctgagggcttccagctggtgctgtccaaggccgatcgccgccgcgcaagggcaccagtgagtgctgccatcccggtggaccccgcggtcattggcacggccctgttccgcccatctgtggtgggtggcactttaagaggagcaccacgcctctctcttgcggcggtgcagcgcggccaggtgttgccgctgtgagagtcaatcacaggcgcaacatcgtggccgccgacgccaccacccagaggtgcttggaggagctgctggccaccacggagctccggggaataccggtgactgcccggcagcctgccgagcgaggcaggagcactggttttgtccacggcgccgacggcatccccgcagacgcggacctgctgggggccatcgagtcgggagtcccagtgctggctgctaccagggaggccgacaccatcaccatccggttcgcggggccggtcccccctgagcatgtgagcctctacaagctccggttcagggtgcggccgtccagaccgcgtccactgcagtgccagcagtgtggccgctttgggcacgtggctgcctcctgcgactcgccatccagctgccgtcattgtgggaggtctcacgagcagggtgacagctgccccaacacggcccactgccgcaactgcggtggccaccaccccgcaaatactcctgcctgccccaggtggcaggaggaacgcagggtggccaccatcttggcaactgcccctgctcccctctcccgccgggcagtccgcgctggtgtccgggaggagaacctgcaggccaaggccacctcaacgcctgtgcagggcctgtcttatgcacaggcactggccggcctcccacaggcgccccagcagaaggcagccccccccccccggacggccccccacaccggccccacggaagcagcgacgccagccgcctgccacccctgggagcgagcccaccacagccccagcatcactggcaatgcctggcccggaccctcgggaccagatcattgccagcctgcagctcgccctgaaggccatcggggagatgctgcctgccgagagccccctccgagccatctgcctgcaggcagtggcagtcccgaccacagtcaaccagcatggctgatccctcaccagccacagctgggaaatgccgtcgccgcccgagtgttctccaatggaacaccaactcactgcggcggcggcatgcagagctgtgcgcgcacctcctgcggtgtgatttcgacgtcctcgcactgcaggaggtgtacactgtggccgaggacctgcggctgccgggatacacgggctactctggcgccaccacctgctcgacgcagagctacacggacgctccctgcctggagggtgcccacaagaagggaaagccgaggactgccatctacgtccgcagcagcctggcccactcggtgaccccagtctcggacgtcgtaggcggcgccatggagtgctgtgctgtcacggtacgccttgacagacaggacacgaccgtggcgagcgtctacgttcgtcctggacaacagtgggacccctccagcctggtgcggcttgcagcacgcctcggcggacatgcagtcctgtgcggtgacttcaacgcccaccacaccgactggggcagccgcaggtgcacccgccgaggcagggacctctgcaacgccatcagccgagcaggcctggtggtactcaacaaaggaggacccacgtacgtccgccgtggggtgagcacagccatcgacctctcccttaccaccgagcagcgctcctatgactgggctacaactcccgacacttggggatctgatcacttccccatcttgatcacccccgggtgtgggagaaggccgaggtcacgaacataccacgtcacagactggtccctgttcaggaagcgctgcagtgagttggaagatggctgtgacctcctgagtgccatcatggagtgcgcccaggcagccacagtccagtgctctgctctgcccgatactcctgccccggatctgctcctgctcaacctccgtgcgtccaggcgacgcgtggagcgccgagcaatccggacgggcaatgcagagcactggaccgaatacaggagagcggatgcccgctgcagacgacaggccaggcgcagaaggagccagagctgggggagcctctgcgccaccatcgagaaccgctccaagggccccctggcctggcgcctcctaaagtccctgaccggcaggaaggtcaaccgccaccctgtcctcgcggtggctatctcgctgggcatcagcgaggcggccctggcggagttgctagcggaccacttcgccccccccggctgccctcgctgcggccatcctgccggtcggacttccccctgccaacccgcctacctgcctgctggagctgcatccggagtgggcgaccagccagatcgcggccatctgccaggactcactgactctccacgagctgcagacggccctgaggaggggcaagcgtcgcagtgcaccgggagcagacggagtgacactccagatgctccgcaacctggccaccagtgagcaacgacgcctgctcgacttctacaacaacatctggtggtcaggacaggtgcaggaggcctggcgcacagccatcgtggcccccattctgaagagcaataagccggctaacgagctgtcctcataccgaccggtctctctcacctccgctgcctgcaaggtgatggaggccattgctctggcacggctcgaatgggtggcccgcgcctgcgggttcctcgcggaccagcagacaggcttccggcgccgaaggtgcactgcggactccgtcgcagacgtcgtctccactctggaggacgccagggccagcggagacctcgccatgctcctcctcatcgacgtcaagggggcgttcgatggcctcccacatgcggtcgtccagcaggctctggacctcctgggcattggcggcaacctgcggcggttcctgtcatcgttcctgaacgaccgcaccctcagggtccgcgtgggccatgcaaggagcactccccgtccggtcgcagcaggcgtaccacaagggtcagtggtgagcccgtttctcttcaacctcgccctggcccggttgcctgctgcactgccgaccgaccctcactacaaggtggagtgctctctacgcggatgacatcgccctgtgggtgcggggaccgccgcagtcaagccgccacgtgtgcctggccctccagagagccctggacaccacggccgcctacctgggaagcatcggactctcggtttcgacggggaagacggtggccctcctcgtccacccgagagcagcggcacggcgctcagctccccggctgcagctggaaggcgtgcgcatcccatggagtacgactgtgtcgtaccttgggctgcgcatcgaccaccggctaacctggctaccggcagtcggggccatgcagacccagaccatcagggtccgcaaggccgtgtcgcagctccttgcccatggagagggctactcggtgaagtgggccctgcggctctacgaggcggcggccacatcacgcctgcggtacgccctcccgctggtggcgctgccgccacgccgcctcgaaaagttggagctgcagcaccgggcggccatc
This Dermacentor silvarum isolate Dsil-2018 chromosome 6, BIME_Dsil_1.4, whole genome shotgun sequence DNA region includes the following protein-coding sequences:
- the LOC119454979 gene encoding uncharacterized protein LOC119454979, translating into MAQPAASNTIQEVTEAIISVSARRNLVDFSLTPAAKDEAKAAFARRGAIPGVLACVDGTLIAVMKPEGLSPADTASFMSRKGYYALNVIVVCNSELCILVVDLRLPDSGHDSWMWQHNPLCTRLAAQLQPGESLLGGQLRLVPGSAPSPVCPPESLPSSLPRWRAGWWIVRSFAAPETNNCGGIVHMSC